The following nucleotide sequence is from Pithys albifrons albifrons isolate INPA30051 chromosome 2, PitAlb_v1, whole genome shotgun sequence.
gCAGTCTATAGCAGTGAACACTGCACACTGCACACTGAACACTGCACCCTAAATCTGTGCACCAAGCAAAGACAAAACACTAGTGCTCAGTCTGTTTGTACATTATTACCATACTTTACACTATAAGAAGATACTATCTTGACAGTCTTCATTTACCTCACTCATGTaataaaaaagagcaaataatGTGATATGAAAAGTGCTGAGACACACTGATAAAATGccagagtggaaaaaaaaggtctcATATTATCGTAATGACGTATACTTAGGTAGTTTATTTGTTCTCTATCTCCCTCAATACATAGATTGCCATTGTCATGCAGAATTTCTGAAAGTAAACTTTAATTTATTCTAATTTCTTGCAGTACAAAGTCAATGTGAAGTGAGTCACATATTCTCATATATCATTTATTAGCCTATGAATAAACATTCAATATGTAAGATTTTGCTGTTAATGATAGTGATGCAAACCATCCACTTTCTACAACTGCGTCAGAGATGTGTGATTTGTTGAGATACTCCTGTGTGTTGTTAAAGTGATGAGATTCTGTTTcgagtaaatattttattttcaaatggtTTTCTACTTGTTCACATTTCTTGTGCTGTTTTACCAACCAATctacttcattttcttttcagaaatccTTGGAAAACTATTTTGAAGTTCTTCTcaacacatttttctgtgaaGCATACTGCCAAAATGAATTTTGTAAGCACTTAATTGATAAACTATATTAGTACATAGATAAAGCAATGAATCTGGAAGTCCCAGATCTTTGAGGCTGCAGATCTGAACACCCTAATTTCAGGAGTGATAAGCTGAAGAGATGTTTCTGACCTCAGAGTTCACTGTCAAAACCCACTCTATTGGCTTTGTACTCTTTTTACGTAACTACAGGATTGGTGTTTGTGGTGCAGATAACTCTGTCTCAGACTAGCTATCCTGGATTGCCTGCCTAGCTGAGTAGAGAGAGAAGTACTCATTTTTGGGCTTTATTTAGTCAAGCTACATTAGTATAGCATGCTAGAAAGGtctgttccccttccttgatGGTAAAGAAATACTAGACCCCTAGACATACACTGTAGAGCCTTCTGTGACAGTAGACTAGTCTGTTTAGCATACTGTATTTAAATATGGAGACCTTTCGGCCATTCAAAAAGATTATTTCCATGTTCAAAGTTTAATAATGAGTTTATGAAATGTCCTAGATAGttcttacaatttttttctgcagtgttaAATTCATGTGTAATTGGGGGGTGTGGTCAGTGATCTATCATGTTTCTACTATATATGAATTAAAGATTAACTGTTAATCTCCTCTTTTACAGACAGACCCTCATACCACAGATTATCCCTATTATTCAGACTATGCTTCTCTAATCATGCAACCTTGTTCTAAGTTGGAAGTCAGGAACTTCACAAAAGTATTTCTGCCAGTTACGTATTCCTTGATTTGTGTCATTGGCCTCATTGGTAACATCTTTGTGGTGATGACCTTTGCTTTATACGAAAGAGCCAAGTCCATGACGGATGTGTACCTCTTCAACATGGCCATAGCAGACATACTGTTTGTCCTCACTCTTCCACTGTGGGCAGTGAATTATGCTGCTAATGAATGGATTTTTGGTGATTTCCTTTGCAAAATGACTAAAGGTATCTATGCAATCAACTTCAGCTGTGGCATGCTGCTTTTGGCCTTTATCAGCGTGGACCGGTACATTGCTATTGTACAGGCAACAAAGTCATTTAAACTCAGGGCAAGAACACTTGCACATAGTAAACTCATTTGTTTGGCTGTGTGGGTATCGTCAATTTTAATATCTAGTTCCTCTTTTATATACAGTGAAAGTTACAACTCCTCCATCAATGAAACCAAAGAGATTTGTGAACACAGATTTGACAAGAAGTCTGAAAGCAAGATGATGAAATCACTGCTGTTATGGTTACAAGTTGGATTTGGATTTTTTATACCTTTCCTATTCATGATTTTTTGCTATACATTCATTGTCAAGTCCTTACAACAAGCTCAGaattccaaaagaaacaaagcaatcCGTGTGATTGTATTAATTGTAGCTGTTTTTCTAGTCTGCCAGGTACCTTATAACATTATTCTTCTTGTGGCAGCTGTAAACATGGGCAAGATAGACAAATCTTGTCACACTGACAAGATTTTGACTTATGCCAAATACACCACTGAGGCCATAGCATTTTTACACTGTTGTGTGAACCCTGTACTCTATGCATTTATTGGAGTGAAGTTCAGAAGTTATTTTGTGAGGCTAATGAAGGACCTATGGTGCAAGAGATACAAGAAATACAATAAGCGTAGTTCAAAGATGATCTCTGATACTTATCATTCAAGACAGACTAGTGAAATTCTGACTGACAATGGATCTTCTTTCACTATGTAATAGAGTTTGAACAACATTATTACTGAAGGACTCTTCTCACCAAGCAATCCAAACCAGTGTCACTGTGCACCTGACAGCAAGTCATCTGACCTTCTCTGTGCCTCTAAGGAAGCTTCCCTGCTCTATAACTCCTTTCAGGAAACAAATGAAGATAAAAGAATAACACTGTCCTGTGTAAAACCAAAATCTTACTCACTTCTCTTAATGCTCTTCTGAAGTACGTTCTCTTAGAATTACAGGGAAAGTGAAGTTTACAGAGTAAGTCTCCtcattttgaaacagaaaattgtaTCTCATCTCTCCTACAACACTGATGTGTCCCCAAAGTAATAAGTAAATGTGTAATATGTCCGGCTCATTCTTACATTTATGTTGTTTCTAATAATTACTTCTACCAGTAAATCCTATTTAAGTGTAGGTCTCCACTGTGCTTGCATTGCAGAAGGTCATGTTGTGACAATACCAACCCAAAGAGATGGCACTTTGGGCAAAGCAggacaaggaaaacaaacagagaaataaagaaaaaggctCAAGGCTGCTGACAGATTGGGCTTAAGTATTTGGTCTTGTAAATCTTTGCCCAGTTCTATACTCCACCTGCTCATCAGGACTTGTTTACATCAAGGCTGAGGCTGGTCAAAGCCAACAGTGACTCACCTATTAAAGAGAatattattagaaaaaaaaaggataattaTTATTAAAGAGAATACTGAAATACCCTCAGAAAGGTTTTCTGACATCTAATAATATCTTCTGAACAGAGAATAGAGCTTTGCTTAAGAGTTTCTTCTCTTAGTTTGGCACAGGATTCAGGTACTAGGATTCAACAAAGCTGATAATCTGGTGAATATCTTTTTGTGAAAAGTTGTCTCTTTCTAGCTGAAATTCACAATCCACTTATGAAAAGGCAGGAAACTGTCTGGAACTGCAATTATTCCAACACTTTTTGTTGGAACTCGATTGGTGACAAGATATGAtgcatttctttgtatttaGCTAATGCTAGCAAAGTTTCATTAGGAGTACATTTACTAGTTTGAATATGCATATATTAGGTACTatagctaaaaaaaaaggaccaGAATCTGACTTAATTCAGCCAGAATTTTTACTGAGTTAGCATTTGACTCACTGCAAATATAGGAATATTTATAAtg
It contains:
- the CCR6 gene encoding C-C chemokine receptor type 6, which translates into the protein MNFTDPHTTDYPYYSDYASLIMQPCSKLEVRNFTKVFLPVTYSLICVIGLIGNIFVVMTFALYERAKSMTDVYLFNMAIADILFVLTLPLWAVNYAANEWIFGDFLCKMTKGIYAINFSCGMLLLAFISVDRYIAIVQATKSFKLRARTLAHSKLICLAVWVSSILISSSSFIYSESYNSSINETKEICEHRFDKKSESKMMKSLLLWLQVGFGFFIPFLFMIFCYTFIVKSLQQAQNSKRNKAIRVIVLIVAVFLVCQVPYNIILLVAAVNMGKIDKSCHTDKILTYAKYTTEAIAFLHCCVNPVLYAFIGVKFRSYFVRLMKDLWCKRYKKYNKRSSKMISDTYHSRQTSEILTDNGSSFTM